The Bacteroidota bacterium genome includes a region encoding these proteins:
- a CDS encoding cyanophycinase encodes MRKLKFFTNFTLICFFLINGPGIVHSYAQQKTGNASKKVLDFIGPEKGTLIIIGGNARDPIFLEKFKEYAGGDDAKIIIVPTAWEDDQIEKDSGFVNFKARFEKAGFKNVTVLHTRDSKLANDPEFYTSITYATGVWFDGGRQWRIADGFLNTRAHEEFNKLLDRGGVIAGSSAGASIQGSYLARGDSKGNTIMMGDHEVGLGFLKNSAIDQHILVRNRQFDIFEILKNRPELFGIGLDENTGIVVKGNEFEVIGNSFVAIYDGTRFSRERDTIYQLPADSKEFYFLRKGDKYNLKERKVNLER; translated from the coding sequence ATGCGTAAACTTAAATTTTTCACGAATTTTACCCTTATTTGCTTTTTTTTAATTAACGGACCGGGTATTGTCCATTCCTATGCTCAACAAAAAACGGGCAATGCATCAAAGAAAGTACTTGATTTTATCGGGCCTGAAAAAGGCACCCTGATCATCATTGGTGGTAATGCCCGAGATCCCATATTCTTGGAAAAGTTTAAAGAATACGCGGGTGGTGATGATGCCAAGATTATTATCGTCCCCACTGCTTGGGAAGATGATCAGATTGAAAAGGATTCAGGCTTTGTGAATTTTAAGGCAAGGTTTGAAAAAGCAGGATTTAAAAACGTAACTGTATTACATACCCGCGATTCGAAATTAGCGAATGATCCTGAATTTTATACATCCATCACCTATGCAACAGGGGTTTGGTTCGATGGGGGCCGTCAATGGCGGATTGCAGATGGATTTTTAAATACCAGGGCCCATGAAGAATTTAACAAATTGCTGGATCGTGGCGGCGTCATAGCCGGTTCGTCAGCAGGTGCATCTATTCAGGGTTCTTACCTCGCCCGTGGCGATTCGAAAGGAAATACGATAATGATGGGCGATCATGAAGTGGGTTTGGGATTTTTGAAAAACAGTGCCATCGATCAACACATCCTGGTTCGTAACCGTCAGTTTGATATTTTTGAGATACTTAAGAACCGACCGGAATTATTTGGGATAGGTTTGGACGAAAACACAGGCATCGTGGTTAAAGGCAACGAATTTGAAGTCATCGGAAATAGTTTTGTTGCCATTTATGATGGAACCCGGTTTTCAAGGGAACGCGATACCATTTACCAACTTCCTGCCGACTCAAAAGAATTTTATTTCCTTCGCAAAGGCGATAAATATAATTTGAAAGAGCGGAAAGTGAATCTGGAAAGATAA
- a CDS encoding patatin-like phospholipase family protein, whose protein sequence is MKIAMPIPKKKTIQPIKLFENIALTFSGGGYRASTFGLGILSYLNQARIRNKSLLENVKGLSTVSGGTLTGATYACSAAEGKDFNTFYTHFYKTLEEDRLLGIALAKLDSNELWKNSHKKRSLINAFALAYAELLANNTFRCLREQKSHLEDICFNATDFSFGLAFRFQTSGIFGNYHLQNTNLDALSNDMKIADAIASSSCFPMGFEPMVLPDDYVSDHNSTTYVAIKAQKEFKKGVGIMDGGIVDNQGIGSIMNINVRREKEGKPYDLIMVCDVGSYFMDPWQASKLSLDGEDGSASPKKIYQTVVKKLRSSWWIWLLPIPIAAALLIGGFYSQNGTWLFIGGGAMVMFAILAGGARLFIDKIVHKILKTWGWVMGMLPHFMRDKLVYFENLRLRLIQRMLEERGTSAMKMISEIFLKQIRRLNYNLFYEHQDLKDRRITALIYELTKEQYQNGKSDEKEPEVKRGQIPDPGDGIYAAAKIASEMGTTLWFSVEDKKVYRLKNLVSCGQFTACFNLLKYCVDLKSSKAKVDPELLDEMIKVFANDWKKFIKNPYWLHDQYRN, encoded by the coding sequence ATGAAAATAGCTATGCCAATTCCAAAAAAGAAAACCATCCAGCCGATAAAACTCTTTGAGAACATCGCGCTGACCTTTAGTGGTGGCGGTTACCGTGCCTCCACTTTTGGGCTGGGTATATTGTCATACTTAAACCAAGCCCGTATCCGCAACAAATCACTCCTCGAAAATGTAAAAGGTTTGAGTACCGTAAGCGGAGGAACCTTAACCGGTGCTACCTATGCTTGTTCTGCAGCCGAAGGAAAGGATTTTAATACCTTTTATACACATTTTTATAAAACCCTTGAAGAAGATAGACTTTTGGGTATTGCCCTAGCTAAACTCGATTCAAACGAATTGTGGAAAAATTCACATAAAAAGCGGTCCTTGATCAATGCTTTTGCCCTGGCTTATGCTGAATTGCTAGCAAACAACACTTTTAGGTGCCTTCGGGAACAAAAATCACATTTGGAAGACATCTGTTTTAACGCTACCGACTTTTCATTCGGCTTGGCTTTTCGTTTCCAGACTTCCGGGATTTTCGGGAACTATCATTTACAGAACACCAATCTCGATGCACTTTCAAACGATATGAAAATAGCTGATGCCATTGCTTCTTCCTCATGTTTCCCGATGGGATTCGAACCCATGGTTTTACCGGATGATTATGTAAGTGATCATAATTCAACGACCTATGTTGCCATCAAAGCGCAAAAGGAATTTAAAAAAGGCGTCGGGATCATGGACGGGGGGATTGTGGATAATCAGGGGATAGGTAGTATTATGAATATCAACGTCAGGCGTGAAAAAGAAGGGAAACCTTACGATCTGATCATGGTTTGCGATGTAGGGAGTTATTTCATGGATCCATGGCAAGCATCGAAACTGAGCCTTGATGGTGAAGATGGATCTGCAAGCCCTAAAAAAATATATCAAACCGTCGTGAAAAAGTTAAGGTCAAGCTGGTGGATTTGGCTGCTACCAATACCTATTGCTGCAGCACTTTTGATCGGGGGTTTTTACAGCCAAAACGGAACCTGGCTGTTCATTGGTGGGGGTGCCATGGTAATGTTTGCAATCTTAGCCGGTGGCGCCAGATTATTTATTGATAAGATCGTTCATAAAATATTAAAAACATGGGGTTGGGTGATGGGTATGCTGCCACACTTTATGCGGGATAAACTTGTTTATTTCGAAAACCTTCGCCTGCGATTAATCCAGCGAATGCTAGAAGAACGAGGTACTTCGGCCATGAAAATGATCAGTGAAATATTCCTGAAACAAATCCGCCGACTTAACTATAATTTGTTTTATGAACACCAGGATTTGAAAGACCGCAGAATTACCGCCCTCATTTATGAACTCACCAAAGAACAATATCAAAATGGCAAATCGGACGAAAAAGAACCGGAAGTAAAACGTGGGCAAATCCCAGATCCGGGCGACGGCATTTATGCTGCAGCTAAAATAGCGAGCGAAATGGGAACCACCCTTTGGTTTTCGGTTGAAGATAAAAAAGTTTACCGGCTTAAAAACCTTGTTAGTTGCGGGCAGTTTACCGCGTGTTTTAACCTCCTGAAATATTGCGTTGACTTAAAAAGTTCAAAGGCAAAGGTTGATCCCGAATTGCTTGATGAGATGATTAAAGTCTTTGCAAACGATTGGAAAAAATTTATTAAAAATCCTTACTGGCTGCATGATCAGTATAGAAATTAA
- a CDS encoding LTA synthase family protein — MKYLFFICNGIALLANLMDVAYFPFTLSRTTFSVFSQFGNENNLVPLFLNFFVDYWYMVLFLILLMWLMIFLYKKIKMPTLAEKPSIKYYIKALLLIPIVSAIFVIGARGGILHSTRPITMSNAGDYVQNQAEIHLVLNTPFCLIKTIFHHSLEKKTYFSDKADLEKIYNPIRVLNPNDTVKKYNIVLIILESFGKESIGFFNNNLYGYTPFVDSLCTHSLVFQHSFANGRKSIDILPSTMLSIPSLGEPFVLTEYFSNNLKSLPQILKEENYHTSFFHGAPNGSMGFSALTNLIGIDHYFGKNEFISENKINTRESGNLWGIWDEDFFKYYAKKINEFEQPFFTSIFSLSSHHPYDLPEKYKNEFPEGKHPIYRTIGYSDFALKEFFEAAQKMPWFENTIFVITADHCQSTPTHDEYNTSTGLFSVPIIFYSANEKLNLKGNSEKLIQQIDIMPTLLGMINYNKSYFSFGNDALNAENHFLVNYVNGIYQVFYGDFVLHFDGTKTVALFDYKKDILLQNNLHGNNQELQLKMEDFAKAFVQQYNNRIIENRMTVD, encoded by the coding sequence ATGAAATATCTGTTTTTTATTTGCAATGGAATTGCTCTTTTGGCCAATTTAATGGATGTTGCTTATTTTCCATTTACTTTAAGTCGTACAACTTTTAGTGTGTTTTCGCAATTTGGTAACGAAAACAATCTGGTGCCGCTTTTCCTGAATTTTTTTGTTGACTATTGGTATATGGTTTTGTTTTTGATCCTATTAATGTGGTTAATGATTTTTTTGTATAAAAAAATAAAAATGCCAACTTTGGCTGAAAAACCATCCATTAAATATTACATAAAAGCTTTGCTTTTGATACCGATCGTATCAGCAATTTTTGTAATTGGGGCCCGCGGTGGAATCCTTCACAGTACGCGCCCGATAACGATGAGCAATGCCGGGGATTATGTGCAAAATCAGGCAGAAATTCATTTGGTTTTGAATACCCCGTTCTGCCTTATAAAAACCATTTTTCATCATTCGCTTGAGAAAAAAACCTATTTTTCGGATAAAGCAGATTTAGAAAAAATATACAATCCAATTCGTGTTTTAAATCCCAATGATACGGTTAAAAAATACAATATAGTATTGATCATTCTTGAAAGTTTTGGAAAGGAGAGTATCGGTTTTTTTAATAATAATCTCTACGGTTATACTCCATTTGTTGATTCCTTATGCACTCACAGTCTGGTTTTTCAACATTCATTTGCCAATGGTCGGAAATCAATTGATATTTTACCCAGTACCATGCTTTCGATTCCTTCGCTTGGTGAACCCTTTGTTTTGACTGAATATTTCAGTAATAATTTGAAAAGTTTACCCCAAATTTTAAAGGAGGAAAATTATCATACTTCATTTTTTCATGGAGCTCCAAATGGCTCAATGGGTTTTTCGGCGTTAACAAATTTAATTGGCATTGATCATTATTTCGGTAAAAATGAATTTATTAGTGAAAATAAAATAAATACAAGAGAAAGCGGAAATTTATGGGGGATTTGGGACGAAGATTTTTTCAAGTATTATGCTAAAAAAATTAATGAATTCGAGCAACCATTTTTTACAAGTATTTTTTCGCTAAGTTCACATCATCCGTATGACCTGCCTGAAAAATATAAAAATGAATTTCCCGAAGGAAAACATCCGATATATAGAACAATCGGATATTCAGATTTTGCGCTAAAAGAATTTTTTGAAGCGGCTCAAAAAATGCCCTGGTTTGAAAATACAATATTTGTTATCACTGCCGATCATTGTCAAAGTACGCCAACTCACGATGAGTATAATACATCAACGGGATTATTTAGTGTTCCGATCATCTTTTATTCAGCAAATGAAAAATTGAATTTGAAGGGGAATTCTGAAAAATTGATCCAGCAAATTGATATTATGCCAACTTTATTGGGAATGATTAATTATAATAAATCCTATTTTTCGTTTGGGAATGACGCTTTAAATGCAGAAAATCATTTTCTTGTAAATTATGTAAATGGAATTTATCAGGTATTTTATGGCGATTTTGTTTTACATTTTGACGGTACAAAAACAGTGGCTCTATTCGATTACAAAAAAGATATTTTATTGCAAAATAATTTACATGGCAATAACCAAGAATTGCAACTGAAAATGGAGGATTTTGCCAAAGCTTTTGTTCAGCAGTATAATAATCGGATTATTGAAAACAGGATGACGGTCGATTAG
- a CDS encoding carboxypeptidase-like regulatory domain-containing protein produces MKEVGCRKYKLSKIFISIAVLISLQSHLIGQVIIQGIVKDQKSGQPISFANIYIPEKRMGTATNLYGEFKFELSPIDSMLISAIGYESRLIYLNDSVYNESIEINIDLVPRIYDLTEVVIRPFPTYERFKHEILNYEMTPEEINAKALQEAFRRNLAMLSQNTKPIDYLDDRGGISLGSPVTAIYKLFSRDAKNEKKYNKLLIADKIRLKVGERLNFEVVGKLTGLKDEKEVNDFIAYCNLTDAFVLACTDIQLYNRIMECFQEYTLKE; encoded by the coding sequence ATGAAAGAAGTGGGTTGTCGCAAATATAAGCTAAGTAAGATATTCATAAGTATAGCCGTGTTGATCAGCCTCCAATCGCATTTAATTGGTCAGGTAATAATTCAAGGGATTGTTAAAGATCAAAAAAGCGGACAGCCTATTTCTTTTGCAAATATTTATATCCCTGAAAAAAGAATGGGTACCGCCACTAATCTTTATGGTGAATTCAAATTTGAACTCAGCCCTATCGACAGCATGTTAATTTCAGCCATTGGATACGAAAGCCGGCTCATTTATCTGAATGATTCTGTTTATAATGAATCGATTGAAATAAATATCGATTTAGTGCCAAGGATCTATGATTTAACAGAAGTGGTCATTAGACCATTTCCAACTTATGAACGATTTAAGCATGAAATCCTGAATTATGAAATGACGCCCGAAGAAATCAATGCCAAAGCACTTCAAGAGGCATTTAGGCGGAATTTGGCAATGTTATCACAAAACACAAAACCCATCGATTATCTGGATGACAGAGGAGGGATCAGTCTCGGAAGTCCGGTGACAGCGATTTATAAATTATTCAGCAGGGATGCTAAGAATGAAAAGAAGTATAATAAGCTTTTAATAGCTGACAAAATCAGATTAAAAGTTGGAGAACGTTTAAATTTTGAAGTAGTTGGTAAACTAACAGGTTTAAAAGATGAAAAGGAAGTAAATGATTTTATTGCTTACTGCAATCTTACTGATGCATTTGTTCTCGCCTGTACCGATATTCAGCTATATAATCGCATTATGGAATGCTTTCAGGAGTATACCTTAAAAGAATGA